In Gracilimonas sp., a single window of DNA contains:
- the menC gene encoding o-succinylbenzoate synthase, translating into MLKLYKYRIPFNTPFVVAGNKFSHREGVILVYKDRESGIEAYGEAAPLPGFSNESIEHVEEILKLNKEHLQETIKSGSGQETVQLLNQIHQFPSLSFGIDTLLYDLASKKSNKPLVEYLFPGFKGTIKCNGTLSIQEKSETLSKAQELINEGFHTLKVKVGRDFEKELAILKALRLQFPEIEIRIDANQAWTVKEAIANLQTLEPLNIEYCEQPVSKFDLMDLKQVTDSSIIPIAADESVRNKKSIEELSKAKAAKLVVLKPMLLGTFNDIFVTKEVADTHNIETIFTTSLESAVGQAATAAISAGLGNYNRAQGLATGTFLKQNVVSDSWLNKPEIRFPNTTGLGISLHLEGLKEF; encoded by the coding sequence ATGCTGAAGCTTTATAAATATCGAATACCTTTTAACACTCCCTTTGTAGTGGCCGGTAATAAGTTTTCCCACAGAGAAGGAGTGATATTAGTATATAAAGATCGGGAATCGGGTATTGAAGCTTATGGAGAAGCCGCCCCTCTTCCCGGGTTTTCTAACGAGAGTATTGAACATGTTGAAGAAATCCTGAAATTAAATAAAGAGCATCTCCAAGAAACTATCAAATCAGGAAGCGGCCAGGAAACAGTACAACTTTTGAACCAAATTCATCAATTCCCATCCCTTAGTTTTGGCATTGATACTTTGCTCTATGATTTGGCTTCGAAAAAATCAAACAAACCTTTGGTAGAGTACTTATTTCCGGGATTTAAAGGCACAATAAAATGTAACGGGACTCTATCCATTCAAGAAAAATCAGAAACCCTTTCAAAAGCTCAGGAATTGATTAACGAAGGATTTCATACTTTAAAAGTAAAAGTTGGAAGGGATTTTGAGAAAGAACTGGCAATTCTGAAAGCATTGAGGCTGCAATTTCCAGAAATAGAAATTCGCATTGATGCCAACCAGGCTTGGACCGTCAAAGAAGCTATTGCAAATTTGCAAACTTTAGAACCGTTGAATATTGAGTATTGTGAACAACCTGTTTCTAAATTTGATCTCATGGATTTGAAACAGGTAACTGATTCATCAATCATTCCCATTGCGGCCGATGAATCAGTCAGGAACAAAAAATCGATTGAAGAGTTATCAAAGGCGAAAGCTGCAAAGCTCGTTGTGCTTAAACCAATGCTATTGGGTACATTTAATGATATTTTCGTAACAAAAGAGGTTGCAGATACTCATAATATTGAGACAATATTTACTACCTCGCTGGAATCAGCCGTTGGCCAGGCTGCAACTGCAGCCATTTCAGCCGGGTTAGGAAACTATAATCGTGCTCAGGGATTGGCAACCGGTACTTTTCTGAAGCAGAATGTGGTATCAGATAGTTGGCTTAATAAACCTGAAATTAGGTTTCCTAACACAACTGGGTTAGGAATTTCATTACATTTGGAAGGATTAAAGGAGTTTTAG
- a CDS encoding 1,4-dihydroxy-2-naphthoate polyprenyltransferase: MKSSKLRLWVEAARPQTLAAAVIPVITGAALAFQANMLNGINTTVALVCAILIQIGTNFANDYFDFIKGSDTEERIGFRRATSSGLIAPKEMLNATIFTMAFAFFLGLYLVWSAGWIVLVIGVLSLIFGILYTGGPFPLGYNGLGDLFVFIFFGLVAVMTTYYVNALEWSEESFWASLAIGALCVNILVVNNLRDVEQDRKSGKKTLGVLFGEQVLKFEYLIMVTLAFAIPLFFYLQFHYNLWILLPLISLPLAIYYVYRIWTEANKNQLNPMLERTAQFMVIFGFLFSIGIILNLC; encoded by the coding sequence TTGAAATCTTCAAAATTGAGACTCTGGGTTGAAGCTGCTCGCCCTCAAACCTTAGCGGCTGCAGTTATCCCCGTAATTACCGGGGCCGCATTAGCTTTTCAAGCCAATATGCTGAACGGGATAAATACAACCGTTGCTTTAGTCTGTGCTATTCTTATACAAATAGGCACCAACTTTGCCAACGATTACTTTGATTTCATAAAGGGCTCGGATACAGAAGAAAGGATCGGTTTCAGGCGAGCCACATCGTCCGGACTAATCGCACCAAAAGAAATGTTAAATGCTACCATTTTCACTATGGCATTCGCATTCTTTCTGGGCTTGTACCTGGTGTGGTCAGCCGGATGGATCGTTCTGGTGATTGGTGTACTTTCGCTTATATTTGGAATACTCTATACCGGTGGCCCCTTTCCCCTTGGGTATAATGGCCTTGGAGATTTATTTGTTTTTATCTTTTTTGGATTGGTAGCCGTAATGACTACTTATTATGTGAATGCATTGGAATGGTCCGAGGAATCTTTTTGGGCCTCTTTAGCTATAGGGGCGTTATGTGTTAATATTTTAGTTGTGAATAATCTTAGAGATGTGGAGCAGGACAGAAAATCGGGTAAGAAAACATTGGGCGTTCTCTTTGGTGAGCAAGTATTAAAGTTTGAATACTTAATTATGGTAACATTGGCATTTGCAATCCCTCTGTTTTTTTATTTACAATTTCATTACAACCTGTGGATTTTACTTCCCCTAATTTCCCTGCCGTTGGCAATTTATTATGTATATAGAATTTGGACTGAAGCCAATAAAAATCAACTCAATCCTATGCTAGAACGAACTGCCCAGTTCATGGTAATTTTTGGATTCCTTTTCTCCATCGGGATTATTTTAAACTTATGCTGA
- a CDS encoding glutamine synthetase III: protein MAKAIQRYDNLAAARNFRPGKNENSTMDIPEIFGQNTLTLDKLEERLPKSAWKDLQRTIDEGQTLNIDVADAVALAMKDWATEKGATHYTHWFQPLTGSTAEKHDSFITPNQGGGAMAVFSGKDLIQGEPDASSFPSGGLRPTFEARGYTAWDPTSPAFIVENQKGTYLCIPTAFASWKGEALDHKTPLLRSNDALNKASKEALKLFGVESKRIGSTIGCEQEYFLIDQEFVYRRPDILTSGRTLVGAKPPRGQELDDHYFGSIPERVLSFMLDAEKELYKLGVPVKTRHNEVAPSQYELAPIFELANVAADHQQLTMMVLKKVAKKYGLECLMHEKPFDGLNGSGKHLNWSLSTVEGDNLLEPGESPHENMKFLFFFTAVMLGVYRHQDLLRISVAHAGNDHRLGANEAPPAIISTFIGDQLMDIVEQLINGGAKSSKQGGLLGLGTPVLPDLPKHAGDRNRTSPFAFTGNKFEFRALGSSQSPSFPIVVLNTIIAEAIEDMTADLKEAKKEGSIEKALATVLRARLKECKPVIFNGDGYSDDWQKEAEKRGLLNLKTTPDAIPYLTRKENVKLFKKYKVLNEKEVHSRKQIWTDQYITTRTIEVDTIESIAKTMIYPATVRYIGELAKAVEKTDALGLDNSGSKTMLTKVNNELNKLGDSLERLADVQAKMKYKDSSEHAVKVESEVLPVMKEIRDSIDFLERYVADDYWPLPVYREMLFIK from the coding sequence ATGGCCAAGGCGATTCAACGATATGATAATTTAGCTGCTGCCCGAAATTTTCGTCCGGGTAAAAATGAAAATTCTACAATGGACATCCCGGAGATTTTCGGACAGAATACCCTAACTCTTGATAAACTTGAAGAACGGTTACCAAAATCAGCCTGGAAAGACCTGCAGCGAACCATAGATGAAGGTCAAACTTTAAACATTGATGTTGCCGATGCGGTTGCTTTGGCAATGAAAGACTGGGCTACCGAAAAAGGGGCTACCCATTATACACATTGGTTTCAGCCACTTACCGGTTCTACTGCTGAGAAACATGACAGCTTTATTACTCCCAATCAGGGGGGCGGAGCAATGGCAGTATTTTCAGGAAAAGATTTGATTCAGGGTGAACCTGATGCTTCAAGTTTTCCGAGTGGGGGATTGAGGCCCACTTTTGAAGCTCGCGGTTATACGGCCTGGGACCCTACGTCTCCGGCCTTTATTGTGGAAAATCAAAAAGGAACTTATCTGTGTATACCCACAGCCTTTGCTTCCTGGAAGGGTGAAGCACTTGATCATAAGACTCCACTGCTTCGTTCAAATGATGCTCTAAATAAAGCATCGAAAGAAGCACTGAAGCTTTTTGGTGTTGAATCTAAGCGAATAGGCTCAACCATTGGATGCGAGCAAGAGTATTTTCTCATCGATCAGGAGTTTGTGTATCGCCGGCCGGATATCCTGACATCGGGCCGAACATTAGTAGGGGCCAAGCCTCCACGCGGACAAGAATTGGATGATCATTATTTTGGCTCTATTCCCGAACGTGTATTGTCGTTTATGCTGGATGCCGAAAAAGAATTATACAAACTTGGTGTTCCGGTTAAAACGCGCCACAATGAGGTTGCGCCGAGTCAATATGAGCTGGCCCCGATCTTTGAGTTAGCCAACGTAGCTGCGGATCACCAGCAGCTAACGATGATGGTGCTGAAAAAGGTAGCCAAAAAATATGGCCTTGAATGCTTAATGCATGAAAAACCCTTTGACGGTTTGAATGGAAGCGGAAAACATTTGAACTGGTCTCTTTCTACTGTAGAAGGAGATAATTTACTTGAACCGGGAGAAAGTCCTCATGAGAATATGAAATTTTTGTTTTTCTTTACAGCTGTGATGTTGGGTGTATATCGTCATCAGGATCTGTTAAGAATCTCGGTGGCTCATGCCGGGAATGATCACCGTTTGGGAGCAAATGAAGCCCCTCCGGCCATCATCTCTACTTTTATTGGAGATCAGCTTATGGATATCGTAGAACAGTTGATTAACGGCGGAGCGAAAAGCTCGAAACAGGGAGGATTGCTCGGGCTTGGAACACCGGTGCTGCCGGATCTGCCTAAGCATGCCGGAGATCGAAACCGGACTTCACCATTTGCTTTCACGGGGAATAAATTTGAATTCCGCGCATTGGGTTCAAGCCAGTCACCCTCATTTCCTATCGTTGTATTGAATACTATTATAGCGGAAGCGATCGAAGACATGACTGCCGATCTTAAGGAAGCAAAAAAAGAGGGATCTATTGAGAAAGCACTGGCAACCGTACTTCGTGCCCGATTGAAGGAATGTAAGCCGGTGATCTTCAACGGTGACGGCTATTCTGATGACTGGCAAAAAGAGGCGGAAAAGCGTGGATTGCTAAATCTTAAAACCACACCGGATGCCATTCCCTATCTCACCAGGAAAGAGAATGTAAAGCTTTTCAAGAAGTACAAAGTACTGAACGAGAAGGAAGTACATTCCCGAAAACAAATCTGGACCGATCAGTACATTACCACAAGAACGATCGAGGTGGATACCATTGAGTCGATAGCCAAGACCATGATATATCCTGCCACGGTTCGGTATATTGGAGAACTTGCCAAGGCAGTTGAAAAAACGGATGCTTTGGGACTTGATAATTCAGGTTCCAAAACCATGCTTACCAAAGTGAACAATGAACTGAACAAACTGGGTGATTCTTTAGAGCGCTTAGCAGATGTACAAGCTAAAATGAAGTATAAAGATTCATCAGAGCATGCGGTAAAAGTGGAGTCCGAAGTACTTCCTGTAATGAAAGAAATTCGTGATTCCATTGATTTCCTTGAGCGTTATGTGGCTGATGATTACTGGCCATTACCGGTTTACAGAGAAATGTTGTTTATCAAATAG
- a CDS encoding tRNA-binding protein gives MKEISWQDFEKVELRTGTITEVKDFPEARKPAYKLIIDFGQEIGTRKSSAQITEVYSNEELIGKQVIAVVNFPPKQIGPFMSECLVTGFPDKDGHVVLAVPDKPVENGMKLF, from the coding sequence ATGAAAGAAATAAGCTGGCAAGATTTTGAAAAAGTGGAACTCAGAACAGGGACTATTACAGAGGTAAAAGACTTCCCGGAAGCAAGAAAACCGGCATATAAATTGATTATTGACTTTGGACAGGAGATAGGGACCAGAAAATCATCAGCTCAAATAACGGAAGTGTATTCCAATGAGGAACTCATCGGGAAGCAAGTGATTGCAGTTGTTAATTTTCCGCCCAAGCAAATTGGTCCATTTATGTCGGAATGTTTAGTTACGGGTTTTCCTGATAAAGACGGACACGTAGTTTTAGCGGTCCCGGACAAGCCAGTGGAAAACGGAATGAAACTATTTTGA
- a CDS encoding DUF2141 domain-containing protein has protein sequence MKPYLFLFILVLKCFELSAQEISFPEISEQKSAFELVIEGIEIEKGEIRIAIFNSRQLYQEKENPLYAIVLPVEENRMVWSEEALPYGNYAIAVYHDINTNGELDTNILGIPKEAYGFSNNARGKFGPASWKDAHFKISSKTHTMSIRIK, from the coding sequence ATGAAGCCTTATTTATTTCTATTTATTTTGGTGCTTAAGTGTTTTGAATTGTCAGCCCAGGAAATCTCGTTTCCTGAAATTTCAGAACAAAAATCTGCTTTTGAATTAGTGATTGAAGGTATTGAAATTGAAAAAGGGGAGATTCGTATTGCTATTTTCAATTCCAGGCAACTGTACCAGGAAAAAGAGAATCCATTGTATGCAATTGTTCTTCCGGTTGAAGAAAATCGAATGGTTTGGAGTGAGGAAGCATTGCCATATGGAAATTATGCAATAGCGGTTTATCACGACATTAACACTAACGGGGAATTAGATACAAATATCCTTGGGATTCCGAAGGAAGCTTATGGATTTTCAAACAATGCACGGGGTAAATTCGGTCCGGCCTCCTGGAAAGATGCGCACTTTAAAATATCTTCCAAAACACACACGATGAGTATCAGAATTAAATAG
- a CDS encoding GNAT family N-acetyltransferase, producing MEIQHETTETKGVFFIEKDGKRIAEMTYSKAGETKIIIDHTEVSDEGRGKGYGKQLVQHGVEFARENDLKIVPLCPFANAIIQKTPQFQDVL from the coding sequence ATGGAAATCCAGCACGAAACTACCGAAACCAAAGGCGTTTTCTTTATTGAGAAAGATGGCAAGCGTATTGCAGAGATGACCTATTCCAAAGCCGGGGAAACAAAGATCATTATTGATCACACAGAAGTTTCAGATGAAGGTCGTGGTAAAGGTTATGGCAAACAACTGGTGCAGCATGGTGTTGAGTTTGCCCGGGAGAATGATCTGAAGATCGTGCCGCTTTGTCCTTTTGCAAATGCCATCATCCAAAAAACTCCCCAGTTTCAAGACGTGCTTTAA
- a CDS encoding 1,4-dihydroxy-2-naphthoyl-CoA synthase yields MMNWQTVKEYEDITYKKSNGVARIAFNRPEIRNAFRPKTVFELYEALSDAKEDNHIGVVLLSGEGPSKKDGKWAFCSGGDQNVRSKTGYKAEDGIARLNILEVQRLIRFMPKVVIAVVPGWAVGGGHSLHVVCDLTLASKEHAIFKQTDTDVASFDGGFGSALLARQVGQKRAREIFFLGANYSAQEAFEMGMVNKVVPHDELEEVAYEWAQEILTKSPTATKMAKFAFNAIDDGMVGQQVFAGEATRLAYMTDEAEEGRNAFLEKRKPNWDKFDRSPS; encoded by the coding sequence ATCATGAACTGGCAAACCGTTAAAGAATACGAAGACATTACCTATAAAAAATCTAACGGCGTGGCGCGAATTGCATTTAACCGCCCGGAAATCCGTAATGCATTTCGCCCAAAAACGGTGTTTGAGTTGTATGAAGCCCTGAGTGATGCCAAAGAGGACAACCATATTGGTGTAGTACTTTTGAGTGGCGAAGGACCCTCCAAAAAAGATGGAAAATGGGCTTTTTGCTCGGGAGGCGACCAAAACGTACGCTCCAAAACCGGTTATAAAGCGGAGGATGGTATTGCCAGGCTCAATATTTTAGAAGTGCAACGTCTAATTCGGTTCATGCCCAAAGTAGTAATTGCGGTGGTTCCCGGCTGGGCTGTCGGGGGCGGACATAGCCTTCATGTAGTCTGTGATCTCACCCTGGCCAGTAAAGAGCACGCCATCTTCAAACAAACCGATACCGATGTAGCCAGCTTTGATGGTGGTTTCGGTTCAGCACTTCTCGCTCGTCAAGTGGGACAAAAACGTGCCCGTGAGATCTTTTTCCTTGGCGCCAATTACTCTGCACAGGAAGCCTTTGAAATGGGTATGGTGAATAAAGTTGTTCCTCATGATGAATTAGAAGAAGTGGCGTATGAGTGGGCTCAGGAGATCTTAACAAAAAGTCCTACCGCAACCAAGATGGCCAAATTTGCCTTTAATGCAATAGATGACGGCATGGTTGGACAGCAAGTATTTGCAGGAGAAGCTACCAGGTTAGCCTATATGACCGACGAAGCCGAGGAAGGTCGCAATGCCTTCCTGGAAAAACGAAAGCCCAACTGGGACAAATTTGACCGGTCTCCTTCTTAA
- the menH gene encoding 2-succinyl-6-hydroxy-2,4-cyclohexadiene-1-carboxylate synthase has protein sequence MNIRVRGISYHLKIHQEKETLPYLVLMHGFMGSGKSFAHLTPALKTFCNPITIDLLGHGDTDGAELHYRFSAKEQVADLTKLISEQLRIPLFLYGYSMGGRLALQLALHRPDLYKGLILESSTFGIEGETEQQARQALDARRSDAILGNFEGFLEDWEKMPLFTSSTAKKELLKQAAEIQKQQNPFWLANSLQGFGTGTMPCIRHRLPDISIPVHLIAGEKDTKFVHLNRQMEKELPDAKLHIVKKAGHRVYLDKPENIVSIINSVTGSKPVQF, from the coding sequence ATGAACATCCGGGTTCGCGGAATCTCTTATCACCTCAAAATTCACCAGGAAAAAGAAACGCTTCCCTATCTTGTTTTAATGCATGGCTTTATGGGATCCGGGAAATCTTTTGCACACCTTACCCCGGCTTTGAAAACCTTTTGCAACCCTATTACCATTGATTTACTGGGACATGGTGATACCGATGGAGCAGAACTGCACTATCGCTTTTCTGCCAAAGAACAAGTTGCAGATCTCACCAAGCTAATCAGCGAACAACTTCGTATTCCCCTTTTTTTATATGGTTACAGTATGGGCGGAAGGCTGGCACTTCAGCTGGCGTTACATCGTCCTGATTTATATAAAGGCTTGATTCTTGAAAGCAGCACCTTTGGCATTGAAGGAGAAACAGAACAGCAAGCCCGGCAGGCATTGGATGCACGCAGGTCTGATGCTATCCTGGGTAACTTTGAAGGCTTTCTGGAAGATTGGGAAAAGATGCCTTTATTTACTTCTTCTACTGCAAAAAAAGAATTGCTTAAGCAAGCTGCTGAAATTCAGAAGCAACAAAATCCATTTTGGCTGGCTAACAGCCTGCAGGGCTTTGGAACCGGAACGATGCCTTGCATAAGACACCGGTTACCGGACATTTCCATTCCCGTGCATTTAATTGCGGGGGAAAAAGACACAAAATTCGTACACCTTAATCGGCAAATGGAAAAGGAATTGCCGGATGCTAAACTTCACATTGTGAAAAAAGCCGGACACCGGGTGTATTTAGATAAACCGGAAAACATTGTCTCAATAATTAACTCTGTAACAGGAAGCAAGCCGGTCCAATTTTAG
- the menD gene encoding 2-succinyl-5-enolpyruvyl-6-hydroxy-3-cyclohexene-1-carboxylic-acid synthase, which translates to MQENEPQNIAFYWSTVFVRTLFEEGVQHVVISPGSRSTSLTLAFSAHSGFTKHIGVDERSAAFTALGLAKSSGKPAVLVCTSGTALANYYPAVIEASQSGVPLIILSADRPPHYRGLGASQTIDQLKIFGNYPVFFHEVGEPDTNPRSLKRLQLSAMQAVQQSVDETGVAHLNFPFSKPFEPDPKFLKKTEFENEKHSRKPFPKYSQQIGEMELGETFWSDLISAEKPLIIVGPTSVSDPLDFITPLARTLEAPVLAEPGSQVPISRHTIQGFDGFLRNTANWNGLNADLILRFGQQPVSKALNEYLDKNSDVMQVSFMNPKQWVDGSLSSHKQIQLKAPLNIPDVTGSADKKWLKKWKKTEKDFKAFREEHLHPSTPITDGYVFSKVSETQPKKSFVMLSNSFPVRDMSLFGEFDGKEIYVNRGAAGIDGITSTAIGLSIANENPGCLMIGDIAFIHDTNALLMAKEVKQPLVIVVLNNGGGTIFRMLPIHQMRMKDKYTTYFETPQNTKIAALCRAHDIDHILVSRPEQIIPTFDKLIEKKGVHVMECITDADESMEQRHALWNFKITDSS; encoded by the coding sequence ATGCAAGAAAATGAACCGCAGAATATAGCTTTTTACTGGAGTACCGTTTTTGTTCGCACTTTATTTGAAGAAGGGGTGCAACATGTTGTCATTTCACCGGGATCCAGATCTACATCCCTAACCCTGGCTTTCTCCGCTCACTCCGGATTCACCAAACACATTGGTGTTGATGAAAGATCGGCTGCATTTACAGCATTGGGACTCGCAAAATCTTCCGGCAAACCGGCTGTTTTGGTTTGTACTTCAGGTACGGCACTTGCCAATTACTATCCCGCTGTGATTGAAGCTTCACAGTCAGGTGTGCCTTTGATAATTTTAAGTGCCGACCGCCCTCCCCATTACCGGGGACTCGGAGCTTCGCAAACCATCGATCAGCTTAAAATCTTTGGGAACTACCCTGTTTTCTTTCATGAAGTTGGAGAACCCGATACAAACCCGCGAAGTCTCAAGCGCCTTCAGCTTTCTGCAATGCAGGCTGTTCAGCAGTCGGTTGATGAAACCGGGGTTGCTCATTTGAACTTTCCTTTCTCCAAACCGTTTGAACCAGATCCGAAATTTCTGAAAAAGACTGAATTTGAGAATGAAAAACATTCACGTAAACCTTTTCCTAAATATTCTCAGCAAATAGGTGAAATGGAACTGGGAGAAACTTTTTGGTCGGATTTAATCTCTGCTGAAAAACCCCTTATTATTGTCGGCCCCACCTCCGTTTCTGATCCGCTTGATTTTATAACCCCGCTTGCCCGCACGCTTGAAGCTCCTGTTCTGGCTGAACCGGGATCTCAGGTACCCATTTCCCGTCATACTATTCAAGGATTTGATGGGTTTTTAAGAAATACTGCAAATTGGAATGGATTAAATGCCGATTTAATTTTACGATTTGGGCAACAGCCTGTAAGCAAAGCCTTAAATGAATATTTGGATAAAAATTCGGACGTCATGCAGGTTAGCTTCATGAATCCAAAACAATGGGTTGACGGAAGCTTGTCTTCACATAAACAAATCCAATTAAAAGCACCTCTTAATATTCCCGATGTAACCGGCTCCGCTGATAAAAAATGGCTGAAAAAATGGAAAAAGACTGAAAAAGATTTTAAAGCCTTCCGAGAAGAGCACTTACATCCCTCCACCCCCATAACTGATGGGTATGTATTCTCAAAAGTAAGTGAGACCCAACCCAAAAAATCTTTTGTGATGCTGTCAAATTCATTCCCAGTCCGGGATATGTCGCTCTTTGGAGAATTTGATGGAAAGGAGATTTATGTGAACCGGGGTGCAGCAGGTATAGACGGGATTACTTCTACTGCTATAGGCCTTAGCATAGCAAATGAAAACCCCGGGTGCTTAATGATTGGGGATATTGCGTTTATACACGATACCAATGCGTTATTGATGGCTAAAGAAGTGAAGCAGCCGCTGGTAATTGTGGTACTGAATAATGGCGGAGGAACCATCTTCAGGATGCTTCCGATACATCAAATGAGAATGAAAGATAAGTACACCACTTATTTTGAAACTCCACAAAATACCAAGATTGCCGCTTTGTGTAGAGCACATGATATTGATCACATTTTAGTTTCGAGACCGGAACAAATTATTCCTACCTTTGATAAACTCATTGAAAAAAAGGGAGTTCATGTTATGGAATGTATTACTGATGCTGATGAATCGATGGAACAGCGACACGCTCTTTGGAATTTTAAGATCACAGATAGCTCATGA
- a CDS encoding isochorismate synthase, producing MDSENPVFNEVKECFGQQISSLALSEAIEFTSAHPEKQYLSFSIQIPVVDALAVLEQNADSKSFQYYWEKPSNGFAIAAGGSLERIQTTGKNRFRESSDQGKELLSKVYHISNVKHHLASVHLLGGFSFFDHNIGQEWRSFGAGSFNLPEWVLVKDGKFTVLTITKKIEPGVDNQQIYQSYLSTLDRLDSICDASSYHVESKQSFNSKIDIPGIDSEAYKQWVHSVENATDLIKSKAFKKIVLARELKVKLQSHVSDTRILNHLRNQYPDCYSFLIRQDGESSFIGSTPERLASFHEREVLTEGLAGSISRGKTASEDAVLEHELLHSQKDLSEHAFVLDAIEENLQRYSDVFEYPVSPGIKKLSNVQHLYTPVHAKIKKGVSRTEVLSRLHPTPAVGGYPRDAAMPFINKLEHFDRGWYAAPIGWINAHGEGEFVVAIRSALIKTNEVRFFAGCGIVEDSNPQKEWDETNLKFIPMLTALEHARK from the coding sequence ATGGATTCAGAGAATCCCGTTTTTAATGAGGTAAAAGAATGCTTCGGGCAGCAAATATCAAGTTTGGCTCTAAGTGAAGCTATTGAATTCACCTCTGCCCACCCGGAAAAACAATACCTTTCTTTTTCAATTCAGATACCGGTTGTAGATGCCCTTGCTGTTTTAGAACAAAATGCTGATTCGAAAAGCTTTCAATATTATTGGGAAAAACCGTCGAATGGATTTGCAATTGCTGCCGGCGGATCTCTTGAACGTATTCAAACAACCGGTAAAAATCGTTTTAGAGAATCTTCTGATCAAGGGAAAGAGTTACTCAGCAAAGTTTACCATATTTCAAATGTAAAGCATCATTTGGCCTCCGTTCATCTTTTGGGTGGGTTCTCATTTTTTGATCACAATATTGGGCAGGAATGGAGAAGTTTCGGTGCAGGTTCTTTTAATCTTCCGGAATGGGTTTTGGTAAAAGATGGCAAATTTACCGTCCTTACAATCACAAAAAAAATTGAGCCTGGTGTTGATAATCAGCAAATTTATCAATCATATTTGTCAACACTAGATCGTTTAGATTCTATTTGTGATGCGAGTTCATACCATGTAGAATCCAAACAATCATTCAACTCCAAAATTGATATACCCGGTATTGACTCCGAAGCTTATAAACAATGGGTGCATTCTGTTGAAAATGCCACCGACTTAATTAAATCCAAGGCATTTAAGAAAATTGTTTTAGCCCGGGAGCTGAAGGTTAAGCTGCAAAGTCATGTCTCCGACACCCGAATACTCAATCATCTCCGGAATCAATATCCCGATTGTTATTCATTCCTGATAAGACAGGATGGGGAATCAAGTTTTATAGGTAGCACCCCGGAAAGGCTGGCTTCATTTCATGAGCGGGAAGTTCTAACGGAAGGACTCGCCGGAAGTATCTCTCGGGGAAAAACAGCTTCCGAAGATGCAGTTTTAGAACATGAACTGCTTCACAGCCAAAAAGATCTTAGTGAACACGCTTTTGTTTTGGATGCTATTGAAGAAAATCTTCAACGATATTCTGATGTTTTTGAATACCCGGTTTCTCCCGGTATTAAAAAACTTTCAAATGTACAGCACCTTTATACCCCCGTTCATGCTAAAATTAAAAAGGGAGTATCCAGAACGGAAGTATTATCCCGGCTGCACCCCACTCCTGCAGTTGGAGGATATCCGCGTGACGCTGCTATGCCCTTTATCAATAAACTGGAACATTTTGACCGGGGTTGGTATGCAGCTCCCATCGGCTGGATTAACGCCCATGGAGAAGGTGAATTTGTAGTCGCCATTCGCAGTGCATTAATTAAAACTAATGAAGTGCGATTTTTCGCAGGATGTGGTATCGTTGAGGATTCAAACCCTCAAAAAGAATGGGATGAAACAAATCTAAAATTCATCCCGATGTTAACCGCGTTGGAACATGCAAGAAAATGA
- a CDS encoding DUF4290 domain-containing protein, protein MFIHQEKPKDFDCGYNLDLMIAALPRIEDTQERVSYAKRVVGLIKQSHPTWVDKDGKSEAAWEHFFKLAEYNPDEYGIHNPYATGDNDDAQ, encoded by the coding sequence ATGTTTATACATCAAGAAAAACCAAAAGACTTTGACTGCGGTTATAATCTCGACCTCATGATTGCCGCACTTCCCCGAATTGAAGATACCCAGGAACGAGTTTCTTACGCCAAGCGAGTGGTCGGGCTCATTAAACAAAGCCATCCTACCTGGGTAGATAAAGATGGCAAAAGTGAAGCAGCATGGGAGCATTTCTTCAAATTAGCTGAATACAATCCTGATGAGTATGGTATTCACAATCCTTATGCTACCGGCGATAATGATGACGCCCAATAA